A single Brassica rapa cultivar Chiifu-401-42 chromosome A04, CAAS_Brap_v3.01, whole genome shotgun sequence DNA region contains:
- the LOC103863090 gene encoding LOW QUALITY PROTEIN: fatty acyl-CoA reductase 6, chloroplastic (The sequence of the model RefSeq protein was modified relative to this genomic sequence to represent the inferred CDS: inserted 1 base in 1 codon), whose translation MATTNLIATSNAVRFFSSFSGKPNYFLSRRLSQTTHRCRVQTSCCYREMPLKAVKPVVMPETSDGIGIVRFLRGKSYFVTGATGFLGKVLIEKLLRASPEIGKIFILLKSKDEESANKRLYDEIISSDLFXLLKQMHGSSYEAFMKNKLIPVIGDIGEENLGIDSETADKISDEIDVIINSAGRTTFDDRYDAALSVNALGPDRLLSFAKECKKLKLFLHVSTAFVTGKREGTVLETPLCIGKNITSELKIENEVKLASEAARKFHGSEKSKKLKELGYERAQSYGWEKAYTFTKAMGESIIYSKRGDMPVVIIRPSCIESSYKEPFPGWLQGIRMTAPLILGNGKDQIPDLLGDYQSSCDVIPVDMVANAIISVMAKHSCGNVPEVKVYNITSTSHAHPLRMGEIMDFSYQHLCDSPLTETTTKVLERMKFHSSLEEFTSSVSKAIRKQERAMKNGEEEAESHTTLSMKGKKKLKYFVSLAKTYQPYMFFQARFDETNTRSLRHELSMEERQMFDFDGSCIDWEHYFINIHLPGLKRELFRQRSS comes from the exons ATGGCTACGACAAACCTCATAGCCACAAGCAACGCCGTCAGAttcttctcctccttctccGGCAAACCAAACTACTTCTTGTCTCGTCGTTTGTCACAGACGACTCATAGATGTAGAGTCCAAACTTCTTGTTGTTATCGTGAGATGCCGTTGAAAGCTGTGAAACCGGTTGTTATGCCTGAGACCAGTGATGGGATCGGAATCGTCCGTTTCTTGAGAGGGAAGAGCTATTTTGTTACAGGTGCAACAGGGTTTCTTGGCAAAG TGTTGATTGAGAAACTGTTAAGGGCAAGTCCTGAGATTGGGAAGATTTTTATTCTGTTGAAATCCAAAGATGAAGAATCAGCCAACAAAAGACTCTATGATGAG ATCATCAGCTCGGATCTGT AGCTTCTGAAGCAAATGCACGGGAGCTCTTATGAAGCTTTCATGAAGAACAAGTTGATTCCAGTAATTGGAGACATTGGAGAGGAGAATCTGGGGATAGATTCCGAAACAGCAGACAAGATAAGTGACGAGATTGATGTCATAATAAATAGTGCTGGACGTACAACTTTTGACGACAG ATACGACGCTGCCCTAAGTGTCAATGCTCTTGGCCCTGATAGGCTCTTAAGCTTCGCAAAGGAATGCAAGAAACTGAAACTTTTCCTCCACGTTTCAACTG CTTTTGTGACTGGTAAGAGAGAGGGAACAGTACTAGAGACTCCTCTCTGCATTGGGAAAAACATAACTTCTGAGTTAAAAATCGAAAACGAGGTGAAACTAGCTTCAGAAGCTGCAAGAAAGTTCCATGGCAGTGAAAAATCCAAGAAACTGAAAGAACTTGGTTACGAAAG AGCTCAAAGCTATGGATGGGAAAAGGCTTACACATTCACAAAAGCCATGGGTGAGTCTATAATTTACAGCAAGCGAGGAGACATGCCTGTAGTAATCATAAGACCTAGTTGTATAGAAAGCTCATACAAGGAGCCTTTCCCTGGCTGGCTCCAAGGAATAAG gaTGACTGCTCCATTAATATTGGGAAATGGAAAAGACCAGATTCCTGACTTGTTGGGAGATTATCAATCTTCTTGTGATGTTATACCTGTTGATATGGTTGCTAATGCAATAATATCAGTCATGGCGAAACATAGTTGTGGTAATGTACCAGAGGTCAAAGTTTACAATATTACTTCAACATCTCATGCGCATCCCCTGCGAATGGGCGAGATTATGGACTTCTCTTATCAACATCTGTGTGACTCTCCACTGACTGAGACCACAACAAAAGTCTTGGAGCGTATGAAATTCCACAGTTCCTTAGAGGAGTTCACCTCCTCTGTTTCCAAAGCAATAAGGAAACAAGAAAGAGCGATGAagaatggagaagaagaagcagagtcACATACCACATTGAGCATGAAGGGGAAGAAGAAGCTAAAGTATTTTGTGTCCTTAGCAAAAACATATCAGCCTTACATGTTCTTTCAAGCTCG GTTTGACGAGACCAATACAAGGAGTCTAAGACATGAGTTGTCAATGGAAGAGAGACAGATGTTTGACTTTGATGGCAGTTGCATTGATTGGGAGCATTACTTTATCAACATTCATCTTCCAGGTCTCAAAAGGGAACTCTTTCGTCAAAGATCCAGTTAA
- the LOC103844426 gene encoding uncharacterized protein LOC103844426, which translates to MEKMKEGESKAIWKRLFLRLCTVISVTVIDVFDGGRRFIAHSPTVILTMATTHRDALMYWSYSLELYIWQYRISRFFHTLNTILSKFLLQKYRRLITMADNLHRNLQELDLGVEDEPVALPLDVVNQAAAENRFIIIGRPVIPRRQNIRAIIAALPRQWGHAGLVHGRIVEGRRFQFVFPSEESMENVLRRGPWAFADRMLIMQRWSPLFNPLMLNFIPLWIQIRGIPLQYMNQDVIMHIGRAMGQYMDVDYNAETAVRVEYARVRVNWDVDLPLRFQKNFQFTPGVNTLLKFRYERLRGFCEVCGMLTHDSGSCLIQNGGMDHDSEDDDEDDNEEPLLVPLAEQGVQIHEIHEMNEENNNEENEVPNGVEYQVMEDDEEYNAEPLGDMFSGEQESSELSNPVPIYSNSTGDSAGDNARQGKRIMEEPDDSSMQALYDTIPPRSKSQQARKRKAEASLMEEGLLKCPALERGESSGNDTTTDQVRGAVGPNPPVSP; encoded by the coding sequence ATGGAAAAGATGAAAGAAGGCGAAAGTAAGGCGATTTGGAAACGGTTATTCCTCAGACTTTGCACTGTTATTTCGGTAACGGTTATTGATGTTTTCGACGGCGGACGACGGTTTATTGCCCACTCCCCGACGGTTATCCTCACGATGGCAACTACACATCGTGATGCACTAATGTATTGGAGTTATTCTCTGGAACTCTATATATGGCAATATAGAATCAGTCGATTCTTTCACACACTCAATACTATCTTGAGCAAATTTCTATTGCAAAAGTACAGAAGATTGATAACAATGGCGGATAACCTTCACCGCAATTTACAAGAGTTAGATTTGGGTGTGGAAGATGAACCAGTAGCGCTACCTCTGGATGTGGTCAACCAAGCAGCAGCAGAGAACCGGTTCATCATCATTGGGCGTCCTGTAATTCCAAGGCGTCAAAACATTCGTGCGATCATTGCGGCTTTACCACGACAGTGGGGACATGCAGGGTTGGTTCATGGAAGAATTGTTGAAGGAAGGCGGTTCCAGTTTGTGTTTCCATCCGAGGAATCAATGGAGAATGTCCTCAGGAGAGGTCCCTGGGCGTTTGCTGATCGGATGCTCATAATGCAAAGGTGGTCTCCTCTGTTTAACCCTTTGATGTTGAACTTTATTCCCCTCTGGATCCAGATACGGGGAATACCGCTCCAGTACATGAACCAAGACGTAATCATGCATATAGGACGCGCGATGGGGCAATACATGGATGTGGATTACAATGCTGAGACGGCAGTTCGAGTGGAGTATGCTCGTGTCAGAGTTAATTGGGATGTTGATCTCCCACTTCGGTTCCAGAAGAACTTCCAGTTCACTCCAGGAGTCAACACTCTCCTCAAATTCCGCTATGAGAGGTTAAGGGGTTTCTGCGAGGTATGTGGAATGCTCACGCATGATTCGGGTAGTTGTTTGATCCAAAATGGTGGAATGGATCATGACtctgaggatgatgatgaagatgataatGAGGAACCACTACTTGTTCCTCTGGCGGAACAAGGAGTTCAGATTCATGAAATCCATGAGATGAATGAGGAGAACAACAATGAGGAGAATGAAGTACCCAATGGGGTAGAGTATCAGGTgatggaagatgatgaagaataCAATGCGGAGCCGTTGGGAGACATGTTTTCAGGAGAACAGGAGTCCAGTGAGCTTTCCAATCCGGTTCCAATCTACTCTAACTCCACAGGAGACAGTGCAGGGGATAATGCACGTCAAGGCAAGAGAATCATGGAGGAACCAGATGATAGTTCAATGCAAGCGTTATATGATACCATTCCCCCACGATCCAAGTCTCAGCAGGCACGAAAGAGGAAAGCAGAAGCATCGTTGATGGAAGAAGGTCTCCTCAAATGTCCAGCTTTGGAGAGAGGTGAATCTAGCGGTAATGACACAACAACTGATCAAGTGAGAGGCGCGGTGGGCCCTAATCCACCAGTTTCACCATGA
- the LOC103863092 gene encoding protein encore has protein sequence MDSAFTTAAVVTGENGFTVDPFLVEALQNPRHRLTILRMELDVQRFLQSQEQQQFEFQRFPTSYLRLAAHRVASHYGLATSVQDGGVDGSENIILVTKTAVSKFPTVKLSDIPAAKQSESGKFEHMKVSIKTRPSKGSGFEGGEAEKKRGPLRSVEERKEDYDRARARIFNGLTCFSGDESETQVYERSPSLGKDDSPAPTKNLTLRETGPTSRVAILRDSEKDRFDPDYDRNYKRYIRSLPVNQNSHPPPFNMMQPPYYQMGFTGYNHIPNSHASLNFGLPGNAIMSPYGTTVVHPGDAMYMQVPMMYAHSYEQLRNASLQAQFCQQPLSFEYMQNR, from the exons ATGGACTCTGCTTTCACAACCGCCGCTGTGGTTACGGGAGAGAATGGGTTTACGGTGGATCCTTTTCTCGTCGAGGCTTTGCAGAACCCTCGCCATCGCCTGACGA TTTTGCGGATGGAGCTTGACGTTCAACGGTTCTTACAGAGCCAAGAGCAGCAGCAGTTCGAGTTCCAGCGTTTTCCTACTTCCTATCTCCGCCTTGCAGCTCACCGTGTTGCTAGCCACTACGGACTAGCTACATCTGTTCAAGACGGCGGCGTTGATGGGAGCGAGAACATAATCCTCGTGACTAAAACAGCGGTGAGCAAGTTTCCTACTGTTAAGTTGTCTGATATCCCCGCGGCTAAGCAATCAGAGAGTGGTAAGTTTGAGCACATGAAAGTCTCCATCAAGACTCGACCTTCCAAAGGATCTGGATTCGAGGGTGGTGAAGCTGAGAAGAAACGTGGTCCTCTTAGGAGTGTGGAAGAGAGGAAAGAAGACTATGACAGAGCGCGAGCGCGCATATTCAACGGTCTCACTTGCTTCAGTGGTGATGAGTCTGAAACTCAGGTTTATGAGAGGAGTCCAAGTCTTGGCAAAGATGACAGTCCAGCACCTACTAAGAACTTAACCCTCAGGGAAACTGGTCCAACCTCTCGTGTTGCGATTCTTAGAGACAGTGAGAAAGATCGGTTTGATCCTGACTATGACCGCAATTACAAAAG GTACATAAGGAGCCTTCCGGTTAATCAGAATTCTCATCCACCACCCTTCAACATGATGCAGCCACCGTACTACCAAATGGGATTTACCGGATACAACCATATCCCAAATAGTCATGCTTCTCTCAACTTTGGACTACCTGGGAACGCTATCATGAGTCCTTATGGCACCACTGTTGTACATCCAGGGGATGCAATGTATATGCAAGTGCCTATGATGTATGCTCATTCGTATGAGCAGCTCAGAAACGCTTCTCTTCAG GCACAGTTCTGTCAGCAACCCTTGAGCTTCGAGTACATGCAGAACCGCTAG
- the LOC103863094 gene encoding bZIP transcription factor 49 produces MAEPAVDSFYNSSFEIENSFSDLDVDFELTFDDLYFPSENESFFIPVDVEEEATTTCKTSMTKRKKEIEEDDEKRDARLVRNRESALLSRQRRKHYVEELEDKAKSLQSVITDLNSKVSYFMSENATLRHKVGPGKGMCWPPLVPWMPYLGSHQVVPLLPIPRLKPQRPVAKVKKTKKVASVSVLGLLFCLFLFGALVPIIVNVSYGGRVLDVSVNSSSGRGNLSATENYVPLGNGSELLGASLFVPRNEKLVKLDGNLIIHSILASEEDTASDSTRTRDMSKYLNTEKRKTDDSKEKLNSTRTNGEVQQWFREGVAGPMFSSGMCTEVFQFDVSSTSGATFPTSPATQQHKGKNNRRILRGGHPLSNLNLSKDQNSSNKENSSTNKSFPSMVVSVLIDPREESSDGVFIVVLVDNVKYVTYSCVLPRPEEVPHLVTT; encoded by the exons ATGGCGGAACCTGCTGTAGACAGTTTCTACAATTCTAGCTTCGAGATTGAGAACTCGTTCTCCGATCTCGACGTTGACTTCGAGTTGACTTTCGACGACCTCTACTTCCCTTCTGAGAACGAATCCTTCTTCATCCCTGTTGACGTGGAGGAGGAAGCTACTACTACGTGTAAGACGTCCATgacgaagaggaagaaggagattgaagaagatgatgagaaGAGGGACGCGAGACTTGTTAGAAACCGTGAAAGCGCTCTGCTTTCGAGGCAGAGGAGGAAGCACTACGTAGAGGAGCTTGAAGACAAAGCCAAGAGCTTGCAATCCGTTATAACGGATTTGAACAGTAAAGTCTCTTACTTTATGTCTGAGAACGCTACTCTGAGGCATAAGGTGGGTCCCGGAAAGGGCATGTGTTGGCCACCGCTTGTTCCGTGGATGCCGTATCTAGGTTCTCATCAAGTAGTGCCTTTGCTTCCTATTCCTCGGTTGAAACCGCAACGACCCGTGGCTAAGGTGAAGAAGACCAAGAAGGTTGCTAGTGTTAGTGTTCTTggtcttttgttttgtttgtttttgtttggtgcGTTGGTTCCTATTATTGTGAACGTTAGCTACGGAGGAAGAGTTTTAGATGTGTCAGTTAATAGTAGTAGTGGGAGAGGTAACTTATCTGCAACAGAGAACTATGTGCCTCTTGGTAATGGTAGTGAGCTACTAGGTGCATCACTATTTGTTCCGAGGAATGAGAAGCTTGTGAAGCTCGATGGAAACTTGATTATTCATTCTATTTTAGCTAGCGAGGAAGACACAGCTTCTGACTCCACAAGGACTAGGGATATGTCTAAGTACCTAAACACCGAAAAGCGGAAAACTGATGATTCGAAAGAGAAACTCAACTCAACAAGAACCAATGGTGAAGTGCAGCAATGGTTTCGCGAAGGCGTTGCAG GACCAATGTTCAGTTCAGGGATGTGCACCGAAGTGTTTCAGTTTGATGTCTCCTCAACCTCTGGAGCCACCTTTCCTACTTCTCCAGCTACTCAGCAGCACAAGGGAAAGAATAACAGAAGAATCCTCCGTGGTGGTCATCCACTATCTAATCTTAACCTAAGCAAAGATCAAAACAGCTCTAACAAAGAGAACTCCAGCACAAACAAGTCATTCCCATCAATGGTTGTATCTGTCCTTATTGATCCCAGAGAAGAAAGCAGTGATGGAGTTTTCATAGTGGTTCTTGTTGATAATGTGAAGTATGTAACCTACTCCTGCGTCCTTCCACGACCAGAAGAAGTCCCTCATCTTGTAACCACTTGA
- the LOC103863093 gene encoding psbP domain-containing protein 6, chloroplastic, whose protein sequence is MATASLVPTSNIFHVSPSVRTRASVIVASSHQQQPRRRDLLLKTAVAIPAILNLKEAPISEAREVEVGSFLPPSESDPSFVLFKAKPSDTPALRAGNVQPYQFVLPPNWKQLRIANILSGNYCQPKCAEPWIEVKFENEKQGKVQVVASPLIRLTNKPNATIEDLGEPERVIASLGPFVTGNSYDSDELVDTSIEKIGDQTYYKYVLETPFALTGSHNLAKATAKGNTVVLFVVSATEKQWQSSQKTLQAILDSFQL, encoded by the exons atggcgaCCGCGTCTCTCGTCCCGACATCAAACATCTTCCATGTCTCTCCGTCAGTTAGAACAAGAGCTAGCGTCATTGTTGCATCATCTCATCAACAACAACCAAGAAGGAGAGACTTACTGCTGAAAACAGCGGTGGCTATTCCTGCGATTTTGAACTTGAAGGAAGCTCCTATCTCTGAGGCGCGTGAGGTGGAAGTGGGATCGTTCTTACCACCTTCTGAGTCTGACCCTTCCTTCGTCCTCTTCAAAGCCAAACCTTCTGATACTCCTGCTCTCCGCGCAG GGAACGTGCAGCCGTATCAGTTTGTTCTACCACCGAACTGGAAACAGCTTCGAATAGCCAACATCTTGTCAGGCAACTACTGCCAACCGAAATGCGCAGAGCCATGGATAGAAGTGAAGTTCGAGAACGAGAAGCAAGGGAAAGTTCAAGTAGTTGCTTCTCCTTTGATTCGTTTAACCAACAAGCCAAACGCAACTATTGAAGATCTCGGTGAGCCTGAGAGAGTGATTGCTTCTCTCGGTCCCTTTGTCACTGGAAACTCTTATGATTCTGATGAGCTTGTGGATACATCAATCGAAAAGATCGGTGATCAAACG TACTATAAGTATGTGTTGGAGACGCCGTTTGCGCTAACGGGAAGTCATAACCTTGCAAAAGCGACAGCGAAAGGGAACACTGTGGTTCTGTTTGTGGTGAGTGCTACTGAGAAGCAATGGCAGAGCTCACAGAAGACTCTTCAAGccattcttgattcttttcaACTGTAA